One segment of Alistipes finegoldii DSM 17242 DNA contains the following:
- a CDS encoding Mfa1 fimbrilin C-terminal domain-containing protein, producing MYYNIPIEHLNNAATTTDAENKRVIPVAKYGIVRNHHYVVTVNSLTKIGKGIFDPEEEIVPGKNDEKDTYYVGARINILSWKIVNQNVNL from the coding sequence ATGTACTACAACATCCCGATCGAGCACCTGAACAACGCCGCGACGACCACCGACGCCGAAAACAAACGGGTGATCCCCGTCGCCAAGTACGGCATCGTCCGCAACCATCACTATGTGGTGACCGTCAACAGTCTCACGAAGATCGGCAAAGGCATCTTCGACCCCGAAGAGGAGATCGTTCCCGGAAAGAACGACGAAAAGGATACCTATTACGTAGGCGCCCGGATCAATATCCTCTCATGGAAGATCGTCAACCAGAACGTAAATCTGTAG
- a CDS encoding FimB/Mfa2 family fimbrial subunit has protein sequence MGTSSYIYAIGKRTLAAIVCALTLLGCDSVIYDGEGDCSVNYRVKFRYDMNLKFADAFAREVESVTLYLLDGGGRVVWQRTESGEALGKEGYAMEVDVAPGTYDLLAWCGSTDKGSFRIPESASGKELTCTLMRESGTDGTGHVREDLDRLYHGYLPNQTFGDTEGTYTYVVPLVKNTNNVRVVLQQTSGERLDEKRFSFRITAENGRMDWDNQLLPDEPVTYHAWHKQSATAGTALPDLPDAVTSVNAVIAELTTARLMVRDKSATVRAETGTNPPQLQPEELPEERKMRLTVRDNDTGKTVLSIPLVDYALLVKGEYRRDMDEQEFLDRMDEYNIVCVLGEGMRWVSMSINIHSWKMVWQNTGI, from the coding sequence ATGGGCACATCGTCTTACATATACGCAATAGGCAAAAGGACGCTCGCGGCGATCGTCTGCGCCCTGACGCTGCTGGGCTGCGACAGCGTGATCTACGACGGCGAGGGCGACTGTTCGGTAAATTACCGGGTGAAGTTCCGCTACGACATGAACCTCAAATTCGCCGACGCATTCGCCCGCGAGGTCGAGTCGGTAACGCTCTATCTGCTCGACGGCGGCGGCAGGGTGGTCTGGCAGCGCACGGAAAGCGGCGAAGCCCTCGGCAAAGAGGGATACGCCATGGAGGTGGACGTCGCTCCGGGAACCTACGACCTGCTGGCATGGTGCGGATCGACGGACAAAGGTTCGTTCAGAATCCCGGAATCGGCATCCGGAAAGGAGCTGACCTGCACGCTGATGCGCGAATCCGGAACCGACGGGACGGGACACGTCCGCGAAGACCTCGACAGGCTCTACCACGGCTATCTGCCGAATCAGACCTTCGGCGACACGGAGGGCACCTATACCTACGTCGTACCGCTCGTGAAGAACACCAACAACGTTCGCGTCGTATTGCAGCAGACGTCGGGAGAGCGGCTCGACGAGAAGCGTTTCTCGTTCCGGATCACCGCCGAAAACGGCCGGATGGACTGGGACAACCAGCTGCTGCCGGACGAACCGGTGACCTATCATGCGTGGCACAAGCAGTCCGCGACGGCCGGAACAGCGCTTCCCGACCTCCCCGACGCCGTGACGTCGGTCAATGCCGTTATCGCAGAGCTGACCACCGCACGGCTAATGGTGCGCGACAAGAGCGCGACGGTCCGGGCGGAAACCGGAACGAATCCGCCGCAACTACAGCCGGAGGAATTGCCGGAGGAGCGCAAGATGAGGCTGACGGTGCGCGACAACGACACCGGAAAGACCGTTCTCAGCATCCCGCTGGTGGACTACGCCCTGCTGGTCAAAGGCGAATACCGCCGGGATATGGACGAGCAGGAATTCCTCGACCGCATGGACGAGTACAACATCGTATGCGTGCTGGGAGAGGGAATGCGCTGGGTCAGCATGAGCATCAACATCCATTCGTGGAAAATGGTTTGGCAAAATACGGGAATCTGA
- a CDS encoding FimB/Mfa2 family fimbrial subunit, producing the protein MSPNGIIRIFICLATLAGATLVSCRRTGHEEPVPGTGTERPDDVRVSFRIALGSTNGTRAGGTPEGSYDDGTQSEFENGIDLENGNYRFFFFDAQNRYLSAFQTVELIPDGNDSDRSKTYEVVGKTDKMPPANFKVVALANWPSYPEKMTAGETTIEELCTAESSRYTFSAPFVLSRERLIPMYGVKSCEEMTFTPGMLTHLGTVHLLRAMAKVEVSCKTSGWTLEKVELLRYNATGCCAPSGVYSQDDYVKGNYAGDYTDAVHLPDGRNDEAPKTRAFDRTADGRFIAYVPEYRNVAAGTANRKAADAAEMRVRFKEAPGKEYAVEFKYYNAPPEGSAVGDPFDIRRNYYYKFSISKTSEPDLVVEVFPYELVELDPGFGLLP; encoded by the coding sequence ATGTCACCGAACGGAATCATACGCATTTTCATCTGTCTCGCGACGCTCGCCGGCGCGACGCTCGTGTCGTGCCGCCGGACCGGACATGAAGAGCCGGTCCCCGGAACCGGCACGGAGCGGCCGGACGACGTGCGGGTAAGTTTCCGCATCGCGCTCGGCAGCACGAACGGCACGCGGGCGGGCGGAACGCCCGAAGGCTCGTACGACGACGGCACGCAGAGCGAATTCGAGAACGGGATCGACCTCGAAAACGGGAATTACAGATTCTTCTTTTTCGATGCGCAGAACCGATACCTCTCCGCGTTCCAGACGGTGGAGCTTATCCCCGACGGAAACGACTCCGACCGGTCGAAAACGTATGAAGTAGTCGGAAAAACGGACAAGATGCCGCCCGCGAATTTCAAGGTCGTCGCACTGGCGAACTGGCCCTCCTACCCCGAAAAAATGACGGCGGGAGAGACGACGATCGAGGAGCTTTGCACGGCGGAAAGCAGCCGTTACACGTTCTCCGCACCGTTCGTACTGTCCCGCGAACGGCTGATTCCGATGTACGGCGTAAAAAGCTGCGAGGAGATGACTTTCACACCGGGGATGCTCACCCATCTGGGGACCGTCCACCTGCTGCGCGCCATGGCCAAGGTAGAGGTGAGCTGCAAGACATCGGGCTGGACGCTCGAAAAGGTCGAACTGCTCCGGTACAATGCGACGGGATGCTGCGCTCCGAGTGGGGTCTACTCGCAGGACGACTATGTCAAGGGAAACTACGCCGGCGACTACACGGACGCCGTGCATCTGCCGGACGGCAGGAACGACGAGGCCCCGAAAACACGCGCATTCGACCGCACGGCGGACGGGCGCTTCATCGCCTACGTCCCCGAATACCGGAACGTCGCGGCAGGGACCGCGAACCGCAAAGCGGCCGACGCCGCCGAAATGCGGGTCCGATTCAAGGAGGCGCCCGGCAAGGAGTATGCCGTAGAATTCAAATACTACAACGCGCCGCCGGAAGGCAGCGCCGTCGGAGATCCGTTCGACATCCGGCGCAACTATTACTACAAATTCTCGATTTCGAAGACATCCGAACCGGATCTCGTCGTAGAGGTATTTCCCTACGAACTGGTCGAACTCGATCCCGGATTCGGACTGTTACCCTAA
- a CDS encoding DUF4906 domain-containing protein yields the protein MKSKAIYYLLLGGMLFGFGSCMRDDLEADAGPIGKGESRVSFAVTFQALSNLSLGKTRSLNGDEIAEIEDIFIAWYNEDGSLAGNAYRTREQMKISDPDREGSPSEQTTQRAEFTCNIPYGRYRIYAVANMGDLAASTRYAEKIALEEDFRRIAPAWETAPELTRNNDQMSGYFTANKPESGAVRGEAPLLTINSAKPTIHAWLRRLASKVTISFDTKNLYDNVYIYIKSARIHNIPRSCTLLDANDEQRIKDPDNDVWFAGDTIEYGQGTDFNQWPRLTKGSNPLGGTAQSKEQLHANDARSLFFYENMQGKGKLKWQDVSGDNQHISFLDGNDPDDPGYRDGKPCGTYIEVEGFYISNTAENPGKGAIFYRFMLGKNADDDYNAERNFHYKLTMRFQGSANDVDWHIDYNEDPGIYVPNPYYISYLYDHSMMLPVKIKGKPVGNLKAEIVENNWGPYQAGDEFEYYPDEVYSLSGNPTAGNVTTADPDNPKIKDGPWNGFLSLAATHINWIGRDKSFWCGYNYFYWLQKDFGTALSGESLEAYGEALLLPQEKGQAPRGYREYELSKSGTIDGGNNGDYIVTIDEAKERTVLQIPCYTRALQLVSTTGFSGNNPYFSYRRSAKVKLTVQLEGHPEPTVDTVTIFQVRRIINPKGIYRRHDNDTPFNVVLTHRKNEAATQYLPFESEGPWEAEIETGSDWIRINGVLGGRAKGATGSEIRFSYQPDGTIGADQCRYGIILIRYHNYSCYHRIFVRQGYAPAQIAGDAKWHCFNLCYNDTEAKSPCEEGSLFRFGNFDQPIDATNNVFDNFKDHATTEFDLAPLESGKKGTWTEVAGKTQITNKPRASAGFSDRKQTINGNPNCHVAEYEDFHALQLNCQFAYGVLYDDESTETSFDVKDIYSYAYYNESNKNKGMRGCFVYNPKGSTNSGGEGANLFFPTGVAGYGRRKNCTQEGGKRGVLRYANRGALYTSSDIHYRPMLYTVYTNFGAIYWLNKQSASGTSAWDINVSTFDFNSFNNNAFLVSDWGAGDVSDACFVRLVE from the coding sequence ATGAAAAGCAAAGCGATATATTACCTGCTGCTGGGCGGCATGCTGTTCGGATTCGGTTCCTGTATGCGCGACGACTTGGAAGCGGACGCGGGACCGATCGGCAAGGGCGAAAGCCGCGTATCGTTCGCCGTGACCTTTCAGGCCCTTTCGAACCTCTCCCTCGGAAAAACCCGCAGCCTCAATGGCGACGAGATCGCCGAAATCGAAGATATCTTCATCGCATGGTACAACGAAGACGGCTCGCTCGCGGGAAACGCCTACCGGACACGGGAGCAGATGAAGATTTCGGACCCCGACCGGGAAGGAAGCCCGTCAGAACAGACCACGCAGCGGGCCGAATTCACGTGCAACATTCCCTACGGACGTTACCGGATCTACGCCGTGGCCAACATGGGCGATCTCGCGGCAAGCACCCGATATGCTGAAAAAATCGCTCTGGAGGAGGATTTCAGGCGGATCGCCCCGGCATGGGAGACCGCCCCCGAACTGACGCGGAACAACGATCAGATGTCCGGCTACTTCACGGCCAACAAACCGGAATCCGGAGCGGTCCGGGGCGAAGCGCCGCTGCTGACGATCAATTCGGCCAAGCCGACGATCCACGCATGGCTGCGCCGTCTGGCATCGAAAGTCACGATATCGTTCGACACGAAGAATCTCTATGACAACGTCTATATCTACATCAAGTCCGCGCGCATACACAACATACCCCGGTCCTGCACGCTGCTGGACGCAAACGACGAACAGCGCATCAAGGACCCCGACAACGACGTATGGTTCGCCGGCGACACGATCGAATACGGTCAGGGAACCGATTTCAACCAGTGGCCGCGCCTGACAAAAGGCTCCAACCCCTTGGGAGGAACCGCCCAATCCAAGGAGCAGCTGCACGCCAACGACGCCCGGTCGCTCTTCTTCTACGAAAACATGCAGGGAAAGGGCAAGCTCAAATGGCAAGATGTGTCGGGCGACAACCAGCACATATCCTTCCTGGACGGCAACGACCCCGACGATCCGGGATACCGCGACGGCAAGCCCTGCGGCACCTATATCGAAGTGGAGGGTTTCTACATCTCGAACACCGCGGAGAACCCCGGAAAGGGCGCGATATTCTACCGGTTCATGCTCGGCAAGAATGCCGACGACGACTACAATGCGGAACGCAATTTCCACTACAAGCTCACGATGCGTTTCCAAGGCAGCGCGAACGACGTGGACTGGCATATCGACTATAATGAGGACCCCGGCATTTACGTCCCCAATCCCTATTACATCTCCTATCTGTACGACCACTCGATGATGCTTCCGGTGAAGATCAAAGGCAAACCCGTCGGAAATCTGAAAGCCGAGATCGTGGAGAACAACTGGGGCCCGTACCAAGCCGGCGACGAGTTCGAATACTACCCCGACGAAGTCTACTCCCTGAGCGGAAACCCGACCGCGGGCAATGTCACTACCGCAGACCCCGATAATCCGAAGATCAAGGACGGCCCGTGGAACGGATTTCTGTCGCTGGCCGCGACCCATATCAACTGGATCGGACGCGACAAATCTTTTTGGTGCGGCTACAACTACTTCTACTGGCTCCAGAAAGACTTCGGAACGGCCCTTTCGGGAGAAAGTCTGGAGGCGTACGGCGAAGCGCTGCTGCTTCCCCAAGAGAAAGGGCAGGCGCCCCGCGGATACCGGGAGTACGAGCTTTCGAAAAGCGGCACGATCGACGGAGGGAACAACGGCGACTACATCGTCACGATCGACGAGGCGAAAGAGAGGACCGTCCTGCAGATTCCGTGCTACACGCGGGCATTGCAGCTGGTGAGTACGACCGGATTTTCGGGCAACAACCCCTATTTTTCATACAGACGCTCGGCGAAGGTGAAACTGACCGTCCAGCTGGAGGGGCATCCCGAACCTACGGTGGACACCGTGACGATATTCCAAGTCCGCCGCATCATCAATCCCAAAGGCATTTACCGCCGTCACGACAACGACACACCGTTCAACGTGGTGCTCACACACCGTAAGAACGAGGCCGCCACACAATACCTTCCGTTCGAATCGGAGGGGCCGTGGGAGGCTGAAATCGAGACCGGCAGCGACTGGATCAGGATCAACGGCGTGCTCGGAGGCCGGGCCAAAGGAGCCACCGGGTCCGAAATCCGGTTCTCCTACCAGCCGGACGGCACCATCGGCGCGGATCAATGCAGGTACGGGATCATTCTGATACGTTACCACAACTACTCCTGCTACCACCGGATCTTCGTCCGTCAGGGCTACGCTCCCGCCCAAATCGCGGGCGATGCCAAATGGCACTGTTTCAATCTTTGCTACAACGACACGGAAGCGAAGTCGCCGTGCGAGGAGGGGTCGCTGTTCCGCTTCGGCAATTTCGACCAGCCCATCGACGCGACCAACAACGTGTTCGACAATTTCAAGGACCATGCGACGACCGAGTTCGATCTGGCTCCCTTGGAGTCGGGAAAAAAGGGGACATGGACCGAGGTCGCGGGAAAAACGCAGATCACGAACAAACCCCGCGCTTCGGCAGGATTCAGCGACCGCAAACAGACCATCAACGGCAATCCCAACTGCCATGTAGCCGAATACGAGGATTTCCACGCCCTGCAACTCAACTGCCAGTTCGCATACGGCGTGCTTTACGACGACGAATCCACCGAAACCTCTTTCGACGTGAAGGACATTTACAGCTACGCCTATTACAACGAAAGCAATAAGAACAAAGGCATGCGCGGATGTTTCGTCTACAACCCCAAAGGGAGTACGAATTCAGGCGGAGAGGGTGCGAACCTCTTCTTTCCAACCGGAGTCGCCGGATACGGCCGGCGTAAGAACTGCACGCAGGAGGGCGGCAAACGCGGCGTGCTGCGCTATGCCAACCGAGGTGCGCTCTACACCTCGTCGGACATTCATTACCGCCCGATGCTCTACACCGTTTACACCAATTTCGGAGCGATCTACTGGCTCAATAAACAGTCGGCTTCAGGAACTTCGGCGTGGGATATAAACGTCTCCACGTTCGACTTCAACAGTTTCAACAACAACGCATTTCTGGTGTCGGACTGGGGCGCCGGCGACGTAAGCGACGCCTGTTTCGTGCGGCTGGTGGAGTAA
- a CDS encoding CorA family divalent cation transporter encodes MITIYLKQYNKIIRNADTKLFDELGYDDILWIDMLLPTIKEQKAVENFMEISLQTKQQVEEIESTSKYSEDENAIISNSNFFVPTGDTFIVEPVSFIISNEGVLVSVRSAEFRTFRETEKRLQMNYRNYSTGYHLFISLLEVRIDFDADLVELIAKQVAALSKDINSEDSIDKAVLHRISALQESTMSLRENIFDRQRVLSGILRSERFPNDIYPRLQLMIKDVNSLINHADFSFQRLDYIQDAALGLINIEQNEIVKIFSVAAVIFMPATLIASIYGMNFKFMPELDWTLTLSNGWNIPLGYIFAIGLMIFCSALTIWYFKYKKWL; translated from the coding sequence ATGATTACGATTTACCTCAAGCAATACAACAAGATTATCCGCAATGCCGACACGAAGCTCTTCGACGAGCTGGGTTACGACGACATTTTGTGGATCGACATGCTTCTGCCCACGATCAAGGAGCAGAAGGCCGTCGAGAACTTCATGGAGATCAGCCTTCAGACCAAACAGCAGGTCGAGGAGATCGAATCGACTTCGAAATACTCCGAAGACGAGAATGCCATCATCTCCAACTCCAATTTCTTCGTGCCGACGGGCGACACGTTCATCGTGGAACCCGTGTCGTTCATCATTTCGAACGAGGGCGTGCTGGTTTCGGTGCGCAGTGCCGAATTCCGGACTTTCCGCGAGACGGAGAAGCGCCTGCAGATGAACTACCGCAACTATTCGACGGGTTATCACCTTTTCATTTCGCTCTTGGAGGTGCGCATCGACTTCGACGCCGACCTCGTGGAGCTGATCGCCAAGCAGGTCGCGGCGCTCTCGAAGGACATCAACTCCGAAGATTCGATCGACAAGGCCGTGCTGCACCGCATCAGCGCTCTGCAGGAGAGCACCATGTCGCTGCGCGAAAATATCTTCGACCGCCAGCGCGTGCTGTCGGGTATCCTGCGCTCCGAACGTTTCCCGAACGACATCTATCCGCGCTTGCAGCTGATGATCAAGGACGTGAACTCGCTGATCAACCATGCCGACTTCAGCTTCCAGCGTCTGGACTATATTCAGGACGCCGCGCTGGGTCTGATCAACATTGAGCAGAACGAGATCGTCAAGATCTTCTCCGTGGCGGCGGTGATCTTCATGCCCGCGACGCTCATCGCGTCGATCTATGGCATGAACTTCAAATTCATGCCCGAACTGGACTGGACCCTGACGCTCTCCAACGGCTGGAACATTCCGCTGGGCTATATCTTCGCCATCGGTCTGATGATCTTCTGTTCTGCGCTGACCATCTGGTACTTCAAGTACAAGAAGTGGCTCTGA
- a CDS encoding menaquinone biosynthetic enzyme MqnA/MqnD family protein, whose product MMVIVPRIAAVSYLNTIPFIYGIGHEGNLRAELLLSPPAVCAKNFAEHKADIALVPAAAVPSLADAEIVTEYCIGAAGPVRTVVLLSGEPIETVRRVFLDAHSLTSVQLAGYLLAKHWKVSPEYYTMEDYAQLDRALPGDAFLLIGDKVFDYEGRFAYSYDLAAEWKKATRLPFAFAVWIARKGVDPDLTEGLQHALTFGIEHTYEAVLEHGFDRKPYDAYGYLTQNIDYIFDNQKHKALQKFWNSGIKVSPRANPG is encoded by the coding sequence ATGATGGTCATAGTTCCACGTATAGCGGCTGTGTCGTATCTCAATACGATACCGTTCATCTATGGTATCGGGCACGAAGGTAACCTGCGTGCCGAACTGCTGTTGTCTCCCCCCGCCGTCTGCGCAAAGAATTTCGCCGAACACAAGGCCGACATCGCCTTGGTACCTGCCGCCGCCGTGCCGTCGCTCGCCGACGCCGAGATCGTCACCGAATACTGCATCGGCGCCGCCGGTCCCGTGCGGACGGTCGTCCTGCTGAGCGGCGAGCCGATCGAAACGGTGCGCCGGGTCTTCCTCGACGCCCATTCGCTGACCTCGGTGCAGCTGGCCGGCTATCTGTTGGCCAAACACTGGAAGGTCTCTCCCGAATACTATACGATGGAGGATTACGCGCAGCTGGACCGCGCCCTGCCGGGCGACGCCTTCCTGCTGATCGGCGACAAGGTTTTCGACTACGAGGGCCGCTTCGCCTATTCGTACGATCTGGCCGCCGAGTGGAAAAAAGCCACGCGTCTGCCCTTCGCTTTCGCCGTCTGGATCGCCCGCAAGGGTGTCGATCCCGATCTGACCGAAGGGTTGCAGCATGCGCTGACTTTCGGCATCGAACACACGTACGAGGCCGTCCTCGAACACGGCTTCGACCGCAAACCGTACGATGCGTACGGCTACCTAACGCAGAATATCGACTATATTTTCGACAATCAGAAGCATAAAGCGCTGCAAAAGTTCTGGAACTCCGGCATCAAGGTGTCTCCGAGGGCCAATCCCGGCTGA
- a CDS encoding Clp protease ClpP, producing the protein MKSEIQIDNNAGVCQIDIEGTIGVPEEWQFDRPEARVATYEKFRDAVRRIAEIDASEVVVNIRSTGGDVNDALLIHDALTALGAHITTRCYGYTASAATIIAQAASPGCREISANALYLIHTAVCATEGNAAELNGKLDLLRQTDARIAAVYAARSGRPAAEFETLMAENNGNGRWLSPEETVAAGLADVVTDAAGHPAPSLTRNIARGWERLLIRIGLSAGEQLPADRDRNVLHTEGEERELLRRSAAAVRQAQQRVVPTQTRPREDPSYGDLVRTANQRAYSEDAKRLRNM; encoded by the coding sequence ATGAAATCGGAAATTCAAATCGACAACAACGCCGGCGTCTGCCAAATCGACATCGAGGGCACGATCGGCGTGCCCGAAGAGTGGCAGTTCGACCGGCCCGAAGCGCGCGTGGCGACCTACGAAAAGTTCCGCGACGCCGTGCGCCGCATCGCCGAAATCGACGCGTCCGAAGTGGTGGTCAACATCCGCTCGACGGGCGGTGACGTGAACGACGCGCTGCTGATCCACGATGCGCTCACGGCGCTCGGCGCACACATCACGACCCGCTGCTACGGGTACACAGCCTCGGCGGCGACGATCATCGCGCAGGCCGCGTCGCCCGGCTGCCGCGAAATATCGGCCAACGCCCTCTACCTGATACACACGGCCGTCTGCGCCACCGAAGGCAACGCCGCCGAGCTGAACGGCAAACTCGACCTGCTGCGCCAGACCGACGCGCGCATCGCCGCAGTCTATGCCGCCCGTTCGGGACGCCCGGCGGCCGAGTTCGAAACCCTGATGGCAGAAAACAACGGCAACGGCCGCTGGCTGTCGCCCGAAGAGACCGTCGCGGCCGGTCTGGCCGACGTCGTGACCGATGCGGCGGGGCATCCCGCCCCCTCGCTGACGCGAAACATCGCCCGCGGCTGGGAACGCCTGCTCATCCGCATCGGTCTCAGCGCCGGAGAGCAGCTGCCCGCGGACCGGGACCGCAACGTCCTCCACACCGAAGGAGAAGAGCGGGAGCTGCTCCGCCGCTCCGCCGCCGCGGTGCGTCAGGCGCAGCAGCGGGTCGTCCCCACGCAAACCCGGCCCCGCGAGGATCCCTCCTACGGCGACCTCGTGCGGACAGCCAACCAACGCGCCTACTCCGAAGACGCGAAACGTCTGCGCAACATGTAA